Proteins encoded within one genomic window of Nitrospira sp.:
- a CDS encoding PilZ domain-containing protein — protein sequence MAQFSHKRTYIRFPFHAPLIIGGESHICEGILRNLSMDGCSIVCDREADLGSKVRVNLLLPDQTSSLPIELGRVTWVQGRECGVEFIQLPLHARLRLNRTLRTALIQFLDAPKNRKLPEHIVSGL from the coding sequence ATGGCGCAGTTTTCTCACAAGCGCACCTATATACGGTTTCCCTTCCATGCTCCGCTCATTATAGGCGGCGAATCCCATATCTGTGAGGGGATACTTAGGAACCTCTCGATGGATGGTTGTTCGATCGTATGCGATCGTGAAGCGGACCTCGGCAGCAAGGTACGCGTGAATCTGCTCTTGCCAGATCAGACCTCGTCCTTACCCATTGAGCTGGGCCGGGTGACCTGGGTGCAGGGCCGTGAGTGTGGAGTGGAATTTATCCAGCTGCCCTTGCATGCGAGGTTGCGCCTCAATCGCACATTGCGAACCGCGCTCATTCAGTTTCTCGACGCTCCCAAGAATCGAAAGTTACCAGAACATATCGTCTCAGGCTTGTGA
- a CDS encoding cadherin repeat domain-containing protein, with protein MITVADGSSLNYEAAASHSLTVQVTDSGGQSYTESFTINLTNVNEAPIITSNDGGAAAAVNVAENQNTVTIVAAMDVDTGTTLTYGIAGGPDAARFSIDSATGALRFSTAPNFELSSDVGRDNVYDVTVQVSDSHGGTATQSISVRVTDVNEAPRITSNQGGDIASVTIRENNASVTRVRAIDQDQGARVTYSVVGGADAAQFTINPNTGVLHLNSTPNFEQPTDTDRNNTYQVVVQASDGRGGIDSQAITVRVTNINEAPTDLSLSASTIAENATTGTVVGTVTGSDVDAGDTKTYSLTDTAGGRFAINSATGRLTVADGSLLDYESAANHTVTVQVMDSGGQSYTEQFTINLTNVNEGPTDLALSANTVAESAVTGTVVGAVTGTDPDASDTKTYSLTDTAGGRFAIDASTGVITVADGSLLNYVAAASHNLTVQVTDSGGQSYTEQFTINLTNVNEGPIATTVADEFSEDMAHRLATANFGIRDSNVFTNASLPGINLSNESEEDRFRLPDNPRNVIDIKTEGPLPIEILTPDHTDPSVVSAPVEKALAEHKAERLPNLGEKREPDAMGYQTDSQNTATAKAEPKEFLKPDDPIENVEESTALKLSATIGLAGVVLQNGLGNNTKLSRLISRPAGASKVSPETTTQQSPVDDRASNQDKLEHPRSAAADADQT; from the coding sequence GTGATCACGGTCGCGGACGGGTCCTCGTTGAATTACGAAGCGGCGGCGAGCCACAGCCTGACGGTCCAGGTCACCGACAGCGGCGGGCAGAGTTACACCGAGAGCTTTACCATCAATCTCACGAACGTGAATGAGGCGCCGATCATCACCAGCAATGACGGAGGAGCAGCGGCTGCTGTGAATGTAGCGGAAAATCAAAATACCGTGACTATAGTAGCTGCGATGGACGTTGATACTGGAACAACCCTGACGTACGGCATCGCCGGAGGACCGGATGCGGCGCGGTTTTCGATCGATAGCGCCACCGGCGCTCTTCGATTCTCCACTGCTCCGAACTTCGAGCTATCGTCGGATGTGGGGAGAGACAATGTCTATGATGTGACGGTTCAGGTGTCTGACAGCCACGGAGGGACGGCCACACAGTCAATTAGTGTGCGTGTCACGGATGTCAACGAAGCACCAAGGATTACCAGCAATCAAGGAGGCGATATCGCTTCCGTAACGATTCGAGAAAACAACGCGAGCGTCACACGAGTTCGTGCCATAGACCAGGATCAAGGTGCACGGGTCACGTACAGCGTTGTTGGAGGGGCGGATGCGGCTCAATTTACGATCAATCCGAACACTGGTGTATTACATTTAAACTCAACCCCAAACTTTGAACAGCCAACCGATACAGACCGCAACAATACGTATCAGGTCGTCGTACAGGCCAGCGACGGACGAGGAGGCATCGATTCACAAGCGATCACTGTTCGAGTGACAAATATCAATGAAGCGCCGACAGACCTGAGCCTGTCCGCGAGCACCATCGCCGAGAATGCCACGACCGGCACGGTGGTGGGCACCGTCACGGGAAGCGATGTGGATGCGGGCGACACGAAGACCTATAGCCTGACCGATACTGCCGGGGGCCGGTTTGCCATTAACAGTGCCACTGGTCGGCTCACCGTCGCCGACGGCAGCTTGCTTGATTATGAGAGCGCCGCCAACCACACGGTGACGGTCCAGGTCATGGACAGCGGGGGACAGAGCTATACCGAGCAATTCACCATCAATCTCACCAATGTGAACGAGGGGCCAACGGACCTCGCCCTCTCCGCCAACACCGTCGCCGAGAGCGCAGTAACCGGGACCGTAGTCGGCGCAGTCACGGGCACCGATCCCGATGCGAGTGACACAAAAACCTATAGCCTGACCGATACGGCGGGCGGCCGCTTTGCCATCGATGCGAGTACGGGTGTGATCACGGTGGCGGACGGGAGCCTCCTCAATTATGTAGCGGCCGCGAGCCACAACCTCACCGTGCAAGTGACGGACAGTGGCGGCCAGAGCTATACCGAGCAATTCACCATCAACCTCACGAATGTGAACGAAGGGCCGATCGCCACTACTGTGGCGGATGAGTTTTCGGAAGATATGGCACACAGACTGGCAACAGCCAATTTTGGAATTCGTGATAGCAATGTGTTTACAAATGCTTCTTTGCCAGGAATAAACTTATCGAATGAGTCTGAAGAGGATAGATTCCGTCTGCCGGATAACCCTCGGAACGTGATTGACATTAAGACGGAGGGCCCTCTGCCGATAGAAATTCTCACTCCTGACCATACAGACCCTTCGGTTGTTTCTGCCCCTGTGGAGAAAGCCCTTGCTGAGCATAAGGCAGAACGGCTGCCCAATCTTGGAGAAAAGCGTGAGCCAGATGCAATGGGATACCAGACGGATAGTCAGAACACCGCCACAGCCAAGGCAGAGCCTAAAGAGTTTCTTAAGCCCGACGACCCAATAGAAAACGTCGAAGAGTCTACGGCGCTCAAGCTATCGGCAACCATAGGACTGGCCGGCGTTGTCTTACAGAATGGATTAGGAAACAACACGAAGCTTAGTCGGTTGATTTCACGCCCTGCAGGTGCGTCAAAGGTCTCTCCCGAAACAACGACTCAGCAATCCCCCGTCGATGATCGCGCTTCCAATCAAGACAAATTGGAACATCCTCGATCTGCCGCAGCAGATGCCGACCAAACCTAA
- a CDS encoding inorganic pyrophosphatase, with product MKERKGKGRGEDSDKTTEIRAGSDPFQRLLGLMFKAHPWHGVSIGEEAPDVVTAYIEIVPTDTVKYEVDKNSGFLKVDRPQRFSNFCPVYYGLIPQTYSGDQVAGIFAKRARRKGMVGDGDPLDICVLSEKSIPHSDILLTALPIGGLSMADGGEADDKIIAVMRDDAVYGSFTDISQCPSALMDRLQHYFLTYKSAPGTTHHKVEITSVYGREEARKVIRASHADYRAKYPELGSLWPKNL from the coding sequence ATGAAAGAGCGGAAGGGAAAGGGAAGGGGAGAGGATTCAGATAAGACAACCGAGATACGGGCAGGGAGCGACCCCTTTCAACGTCTGCTCGGGCTGATGTTCAAGGCACATCCGTGGCACGGCGTGTCTATTGGAGAAGAGGCCCCGGATGTGGTCACGGCCTACATTGAAATCGTCCCGACTGACACCGTCAAATATGAAGTGGACAAGAACAGTGGCTTTCTCAAGGTGGATCGGCCGCAGCGGTTTTCAAACTTCTGTCCCGTCTACTATGGACTCATTCCGCAGACCTACTCAGGAGACCAAGTCGCCGGCATCTTTGCCAAACGAGCTCGCCGCAAGGGCATGGTCGGAGACGGCGATCCACTTGATATTTGCGTGTTGTCGGAAAAGAGCATTCCCCATAGCGATATCCTCCTCACAGCGCTGCCAATCGGCGGATTGAGCATGGCCGACGGCGGTGAAGCCGATGACAAGATCATCGCCGTGATGCGGGACGATGCCGTGTACGGGAGTTTCACGGACATTTCACAATGTCCGTCTGCACTCATGGATCGCCTTCAGCATTATTTTTTGACCTATAAGAGCGCGCCAGGGACGACCCATCACAAAGTAGAAATCACCAGTGTATATGGACGGGAGGAAGCGCGGAAAGTCATTCGTGCTAGTCACGCCGACTATCGCGCGAAGTATCCAGAGTTGGGTTCATTGTGGCCGAAGAATCTGTAG
- a CDS encoding sigma-54-dependent Fis family transcriptional regulator, with translation METVNEIVGASPAICAVFDLVRKMATTEMPVLITGETGTGKELTAQEIHERSLRKHGPFVPINCGAIPETLLESELFGHERGAFTGAVQQKKGKLEAAAGGTLFLDEVGDLLPTLQVKLLRFLQEGTFERVGGQETLHVDARVLAATNVDLKAAIDKNLFREDLYYRLGVLRIHLPPLRDRGEDTLLMAMVFLKRAAITYRKPIQGYTAQAVDVLRTYSWPGNVRELSNRIRRAVVMAEGMEITPQDLDLASEELQTVDSLDSLRAAHRRIEMELLVKAISLHRGNLTRVARDLEVSRSTLYRKLRIFGLKKFVPAATPHSLGSRTKSKKSATLSAQESKPEESPESAPVGAPLEPVHQLS, from the coding sequence GTGGAAACCGTGAACGAAATAGTGGGAGCAAGTCCCGCTATCTGCGCAGTCTTTGACTTAGTTCGCAAGATGGCGACCACCGAGATGCCGGTACTGATCACCGGCGAGACAGGCACGGGCAAGGAATTGACTGCGCAAGAGATCCATGAGCGAAGCCTCAGGAAGCATGGGCCATTCGTGCCGATCAACTGTGGAGCTATCCCGGAAACATTATTGGAGTCGGAACTATTCGGTCATGAACGCGGCGCTTTTACAGGAGCCGTTCAACAAAAGAAGGGCAAACTGGAAGCGGCAGCTGGTGGGACGTTGTTTCTTGATGAGGTTGGCGATCTGCTGCCCACCCTACAAGTCAAGCTGCTTCGATTCTTACAGGAAGGCACCTTCGAACGGGTCGGGGGACAAGAGACGCTCCATGTGGATGCGCGTGTTCTTGCCGCGACCAATGTCGACCTGAAAGCGGCAATCGACAAAAACCTGTTTCGGGAAGACCTCTACTATAGGCTTGGCGTGTTACGCATTCATCTGCCACCGCTGCGGGACCGGGGCGAGGACACCTTACTCATGGCAATGGTCTTTCTCAAGCGCGCCGCCATAACCTACCGCAAGCCGATTCAAGGCTATACTGCCCAAGCCGTTGACGTGCTGCGTACCTACTCCTGGCCAGGAAATGTGCGGGAACTCAGCAATCGGATCCGACGCGCCGTCGTCATGGCCGAAGGAATGGAGATTACTCCTCAGGATTTAGATCTGGCCAGCGAAGAACTCCAAACGGTGGACTCACTGGATTCCCTGCGGGCCGCTCACCGTCGGATTGAGATGGAGTTGCTGGTGAAGGCGATCAGTCTGCATCGAGGGAACTTGACCCGCGTGGCCAGAGACTTGGAAGTAAGCCGCTCGACGTTGTATCGCAAACTGCGAATCTTTGGACTTAAAAAGTTTGTGCCCGCCGCCACCCCGCATTCTCTTGGTTCCAGAACCAAGTCCAAGAAATCCGCAACACTCTCCGCGCAGGAGAGCAAGCCTGAGGAATCGCCTGAATCTGCTCCGGTAGGTGCCCCCTTGGAACCGGTGCACCAGCTCTCTTAA